The genomic segment tagatttgatttctattatttctattattttttattttattttgagataatttatgaaattatatttttttgtaatattattttcattcaactttttagtttgtaagatttgtttcttattattttaataaacttgaaaaaaaaacattaataagttattttttaacttatttttcatgacataatcaaatactgaaaaatattttttaatttatttttcattatattatcaaacatcagaaaataatttattttataaaaaaactacttttcagcaaagtttaaattgaattattttgcattaaaatatttaaaattgttattttattatttctgtaAACAGTGCtactattgtttttaattaaaatccacCATTTATCTAGAagtgtctttctttctttaacacATGGTGTGATGTCACCGCCAACCTCTATTAACGCCCATCAACTACCACCTTAAATAGAAACAGAGGGAGGACcccccaaataaaaaataaaaaaagccttTCTTTCCATATCAATATATCATACCATCAGATCTGTTCTTCCTTTGAATAAATCCAGGTATCTCTCTCCTGTAGCCTTTCTTTGATTTGTTACAAAGATAGAATATTCGGATGCCCATTCTCATTCTTTTGCTACGTTAGAAATCATGTCGTGATGGGCtgttattaaagttttatctgaaacgaaatatatttttttttttaattcaggttggtttatttcttttttaaaaaaaaaaaagaattgcatttttctgttaataaaaaagttttgttttgcAATTGGTTCAGAAGGAAAATTCTAATTTTGAATCTGGCTCAAGGTTCATCGTCAAAGAGTTTGTGTGCTGGCGGAGATAAGGATTTTGATCCCAAGTTTAGATTTTGATGGACCATGATTTCTGTTTGGATGGGAggtgtttgtgtttttattggaaaataaGAGGTATCCTGAAGAGGGAAACTTTCTTATGGGAAGGTTCAAGTACCTTTCAAATGGATATATTACTCTGTATAAGTTAAACTCATTGAGAAATATTCTTTCTGGATGGTTTTTCAAACAGTTTCATCCTTGAAATATTGCAAATTAAGCACTTAGTTTGTTCCACTCAAAACATGCTGATGGGTTTAGCTTATTTGTTATCTTTCTTGTGAGAGAAAGAGAATCTGACCGCGTGTGATCTATGTGCCTGTTAAATCTAGTTTTGGACCGGTAACCACTCACTGGTTTTTATTTAAGCAATGCAGTGGCATCTTGGAGGATAtcaagaagcagcagcagctacAGGAACATATGGTATTATGGCCTCTGAGAAGGAAGACTTTAGCCTCTCAGGACCCTTGCACCTTGCTATTGTCGACTGGTGAGCTCCTTGATGCTTTCATATAATTCTCCCCTTGCATTGACCAGCTCGGGTACATAGACAACATCACATGATTTTGGGGACATTACTATCTTATGAATGTGATGCAGCAGCCATATTGATCCTGctgttttaattaatctttactAATGAAATAGTTGTGATGCTAAGCAACATAGTGATTAGATAAAAAGTATGCTTATACAAACAAGATCATGTGGGAAACAATGTTATTTGTGATACTGTGCAGGACAAATGCACATCATCGAAGATCTGTTGCTGCCAGTTTGGTTCAGGGTGTCTACATTCTAGAGCGGGACCGCCAGCTGAAACGTCAAGGTCCCCAAGCTCTTGCTTCTCCTTGGTGGGAGTTCTTTCACTTTCAGTTGCTTCGTCACCTTGTAGATGATGTGGATTCCTCCATTTTTGCTGCAATTTATGAATTCAAGCCACCAAAATCTCATTATCACAATTCATTAGATGAAAGCCCTCGTTACGTAATTGCCTTCCGCGGCACCATAACCAAGCCAGAGTCTGTGTCACGGGACCTTGAGTTGGACCTCCACATTCTCCGAAATGGACTCCATCAGACATCCCGGTTTGAGATTGCTATCCAAGCAGTCCGAAATGTGGTTGCTACTGTAGGTGAATCAAATGTCTGGTTAGCTGGCCATTCCCTGGGAGCGGCAATGGCATTGCTAGCTGGAAAGACCATGGCCAAGACGGGCATCTTTCTTCAAgcttttctcttcaattcacCATTCTTCTCTGCCCCAATTGAGAGGATCAAAGATGAG from the Populus nigra chromosome 1, ddPopNigr1.1, whole genome shotgun sequence genome contains:
- the LOC133691757 gene encoding GDSL esterase/lipase At4g10955 isoform X1; protein product: MQWHLGGYQEAAAATGTYGIMASEKEDFSLSGPLHLAIVDWTNAHHRRSVAASLVQGVYILERDRQLKRQGPQALASPWWEFFHFQLLRHLVDDVDSSIFAAIYEFKPPKSHYHNSLDESPRYVIAFRGTITKPESVSRDLELDLHILRNGLHQTSRFEIAIQAVRNVVATVGESNVWLAGHSLGAAMALLAGKTMAKTGIFLQAFLFNSPFFSAPIERIKDERVKHGLRIASSVITAGLAFATKKSYHNNRSVDPFAALSAWIPFLFVNPGDHLCSEYIGYLEHRKKMDDIGIGAIERLATQNSIGGLLMSAMGRESEPLHLIPSANLIVNLTPCQDFREAHGIHQWWRPDLNIKSKLYNYK
- the LOC133691757 gene encoding GDSL esterase/lipase At4g10955 isoform X2 — its product is MASEKEDFSLSGPLHLAIVDWTNAHHRRSVAASLVQGVYILERDRQLKRQGPQALASPWWEFFHFQLLRHLVDDVDSSIFAAIYEFKPPKSHYHNSLDESPRYVIAFRGTITKPESVSRDLELDLHILRNGLHQTSRFEIAIQAVRNVVATVGESNVWLAGHSLGAAMALLAGKTMAKTGIFLQAFLFNSPFFSAPIERIKDERVKHGLRIASSVITAGLAFATKKSYHNNRSVDPFAALSAWIPFLFVNPGDHLCSEYIGYLEHRKKMDDIGIGAIERLATQNSIGGLLMSAMGRESEPLHLIPSANLIVNLTPCQDFREAHGIHQWWRPDLNIKSKLYNYK